The following proteins come from a genomic window of Sardina pilchardus chromosome 1, fSarPil1.1, whole genome shotgun sequence:
- the LOC134082140 gene encoding NACHT, LRR and PYD domains-containing protein 12-like isoform X2, producing the protein MSDSQEREEAAGHSETLRPESAAHSCVQQSSKATHSDGGPQTHRPPSPVPSCVSMRSDQSMDDMPTFSSEPVPPGLKSRADLTQDQSRCGVCEQVLRDPVITTCGHSFCRQCISSYWEQPGLPGDQACPQCGKTCRTQPPLQPPLDEHTDMSTQGEHTGLINSRRHLHTEHTPGRKRELDEALRRVIKNHKASLNRRFENISEGIIKPGAEILLNKIYTELYITEGESEGVNKEHEVWQLESVSRSQSTEDTPINCNDIFKPLLGQENWIRTVMTKGVAGIGKTVSVQKFILDWADGVANQDIDFMFPLSFRELNLVRGDQYSLHRLLLDFNPKLKELNDSDGYKDCQVLFIFDGLDESRLTLNLEQNSKLSDVKQTSSVDVLMTSLIQGTLLPSALIWITSRPAAVSQIPTQFIDQVTEVRGFNDTQKEEYFRKRIGDESLANRITSHIQTSRSLHIMCHIPVFCWIAATVLQQMLEKKNIKDIPKTLTEMFIHFLLIQTTRKDQKYKSGPETDTKKLLESQRNILLKLAELAFKNLENGNLMFYDEDLRECGIDVNEASVYSGMCTEIFKTEPVESQKKKVYCFVHLSVQEFLAAVFVFHSYLAKDLEALKSLITDERKDELNPSVLSSLQSALGFEDNLHVLLKSAVDKALESQNGHLDLFLRFLMGISLESNHRLLQGLLNRTHNSSNSIKKICEYMKKLNREGLSPERCINLFHCLFEMNDDSMHKEIQTYLSSPKNIKQKLSPAHCSALAHMLLMSEDVLDEIDLKKYNTSDEGRRRLIPAVRCCRKAKLAECKLSEKSCGIVANVLQSPNSLIELDLSQNDLGDSGVQLLSKGLSSPHCKLQTLRLSKCGISDEGYVCLALALMLNPSCVNELDVSNNHPGESAQKLLSATLEDPHRKVEALKFADCKLTNKSCEIVASVLQSPNSLLQLDLSHNDLGDSGVQLLSKGLSSFNCKIHTLRLSDCLISEKGCGFLASALTSNPSHLRELDLSYNCLGESGLKLLSARLEDPVCKLELLKTDPALQHALDRARPGLLRYACDLTLDPNTAHRELSLSKGNRKLTHVNKQQPYPEHPERFDYWPQVLCREGLTGRCYWEAEWSGDYGGGAYISVAYKSTKRKGKSDDVTMGWNAKSWSLICSPDSYSVWHNKEHTGIPAPSSGSRRVGVHLDWPAGTLSFYRVSSDTLTHLHTFHSTFNEPLCPGFRVFSGSSVSLCQIT; encoded by the exons ATGAGTGactctcaggagagagaggaggctgcaggtCACAGTGAGACACTCAGACCAGAGTCTgcagcacacagctgtgtgcaaCAAAGCAGCAAAGCAACACACTCTGATGGAGG cccacagacacacagacctccatctccagtgcccagctgtgtgtccatgaggaGTGATCAGTCCATGGATGATATGCCCACCTTCAGCAGTGAACCAGTTCCACCAGGTCTAAA GTCAAGGGCTGATCTGACCCAGGATCAGtccaggtgtggagtgtgtgagcaggtcctgagggacccagtcatcaccacctgtggacacagtttctgcaggcagtgcatcagCAGCTACTGGGAGCAGCCTGGACTACCAGGAGACCAAGCCTGTCCCCAGTGTGGAAAGACCTGCAGAACCCAACCTCCTCTACAGCCTCCTCTGGATGAACACACAGATATGAGCACACAGGGTGAACACACTGGCTTGATCAACAGCAGGAGACACCTGCACACTGAACATACACCAGGCAGAAAGAGGGAACTAG ATGAGGCCCTGAGGAGAGTTATAAAGAATCACAAAGCCAGTCTGAATAGGAGGTTTGAGAACATATCTGAAGGCATCATCAAACCAGGAGCTGAGATACTCCTCaataagatctacacagagctctacataacagagggagagagtgaaggggtgaataaggagcatgaggtttggcagCTAGAGTCAGTGTCCAGATCTCAATCCACAGAAGACACACCAATCAACTGCAAcgacatcttcaagcccttactTGGACAGGAGAATTGGATCAGAACTGTGATGACCAAAGGTGTTGCTGGAATTGGAAAAACTGTCTCAGTTCAGAAATTCATTCTTGATTGGGCAGATGGGGTAGCCAATCAGGATATAGATTTTatgtttcccctttctttccGTGAGCTTAATTTAGTCAGGGGTGATCAGTACagtcttcacaggctcctgctCGACTTCAATCCTAAACTGAAGGAGCTGAATGACAGTGATGGATATAAAGACTGTCAGGttctgttcatctttgatggtttggATGAGAGTCGGTTGACTCTCAACCTGGAACAGAACAGTAAGTTGTCTGATGTGaaacaaacatcatcagtggatgttctgatgacaagcctcattcagggaactctgcttccctctgcactTATCTGGATAACCTCAAGACCAGCTGCAGTCAGTCAGATTCCTACTCAGTTCATCGACCAGGTAACAGAAGTACGAGGATTCAATGACACACAGAAGGAAGaatacttcaggaagagaatcgGTGATGAGAGTCTGGCCAACAGAATCACTTCACACATTCAAACATCCAGGAGTCTCCATattatgtgccacattccagtcttctgttggattgCAGCTACTGTGCTTCAGCAGATgctggaaaagaaaaacatcaaaGACATTCCCAAAAcgctgactgagatgttcatacacttctTGCTCATCCAAACCACAAGAAAGGATCAGAAGTATAAGAGTGGACCTGAAACAGATACAAAGAAACTTCTGGAATCTCAGAGAAACATTTTACTGAAGCTGGCAGAACTGGCTTTCAAGAATCTAGAGAATGGCAACCTCATGTTTTATGacgaagacctgagagagtgtggcattgatgtcaatgaagcctcagtgtactctggtatgtgcactgagatcttcaagACAGAACCTGTGGAATCTCAAAAGAagaaggtctactgctttgtgcatcttagtgtccaggagtttctggcagctgtgtttgtgtttcactcgTATTTGGCTAAGGACCTTGAAGCTCTGAAATCCCTCATCACTGATGAGCGTAAAGATGAACTCAATCCATCAGTTTTATCTTCTCTTCAATCAGCACTAGGGTTTGAAGACAATTTACATGTTTTACTTAAGAGTGCAGTTGATAAGGCTTTGGAGAGCCAGAACGGACACCTGGATCTCTTCCTTCGCTTTCTCATGGGCATTTCTTTGGAGAGTAATCATAGACTCCTGCAAGGTCTACTGAACcgcacacacaacagctcaAATAGCATCAAGAAAATATGTGAGTACATGAAGAAGCTGAACAGAGAAGGTCTCTCTCCTGAACGATGCATCAATCTTTTccactgcttatttgaaatgaatgatgatTCCATGCACAAAGAAATTCAGACATACTTGTCATCACCAAAGAACATCAAACAGAAGTTATCTCCTgcccactgttcagcactggcccacatgcttctgatgtctgaggaTGTGCTGGATGAGATTGACCTGAAGAAATATAACACATCAGATGAGGGACGCAGGAGACTGATCCCAGCTGTGAGGTGCTGCAGAAAGGCAAA acttgctgaatgcaaactctcagagaagtcctgtggaattgtggctaatgttctacagtcaccaaactccctgatagagctggacctgagtcagaatgacctgggagattctggagttcagcttctctctaagggactgtctagtccccactgcaaactgcagaccttaag gctcagtaagtgtggcatctcagatgaaggttatgtttgtctggctctggctctgatgttaaacccctcctgtgtAAATGAACTGGATGTGagcaacaatcatcctggagaatcagcacagaaactgttatctgctacactaGAGGATCCTCACCGTAAAGTTGAAGCACTTAA ATTTGCTGACTGTAAACTCACAAATAAATCCTGTGAGATTGTTGCTTCAGTTCTTcaatcaccaaactccctgCTTCAGCTGGACTTGAGTCACAATGATCTgggggattctggagttcagcttctctccaaAGGACTGTCCAGTTTTAactgcaaaatacacacattgaG gctctctgatTGTCTCATCTCAGAGAAGGGTTGTGGTTTTCTGGCTTCAGCTCTGACTTCAAACCCCTCCCATCTAAgagagctggatctgagctacaattGTCTTGGAGAATCAGGActgaagctgttatctgctagaCTGGAGGATCCTGTTTGTAAACTGGAGTTACTTAA AACTGACCCCGCTTTACAACATGCTTTAGACAGAGCACGACCAGGTTTGCTGAGAT atgcctgtgatctcacactggacccaaacacagcacacagagaactctctctctctaaggggAACAGAAAGCTGACACATGTGAATAagcagcagccgtatcctgaacacccagagagatttgactacTGGCCTCAGGtgttgtgtagagagggtctgactggacgctgctactgggaggctgagtggagtggagattaTGGAGGAGGAGCTTATATATctgtggcctataaaagcacCAAGAGGAAAGGGAAGAGTGATGACGTCACAATGGGATggaatgccaagtcctggagtctgATCTGCTCTCCTGACAGTTACTCTGTCTGGCACAATAAGGAACACACTGgcatacctgccccctcctccggcTCCAGAAGAGTAGGagtgcacctggactggccggccggcactctgtccttctacagagTCTCCTCTgatacactcacccacctgcacacgttccactccacattcaatGAGCCCCTCTGTCCAGGGTTTAGGGTTTTTTCTggctcctcagtgtccctgtgccagatcacatga
- the LOC134082140 gene encoding NACHT, LRR and PYD domains-containing protein 12-like isoform X1, translating to MSDSQEREEAAGHSETLRPESAAHSCVQQSSKATHSDGGPQTHRPPSPVPSCVSMRSDQSMDDMPTFSSEPVPPGLNPQTDRPPSPVPSCVSMKSDQSMDDMPLFSREPVPPGLKSRADLTQDQSRCGVCEQVLRDPVITTCGHSFCRQCISSYWEQPGLPGDQACPQCGKTCRTQPPLQPPLDEHTDMSTQGEHTGLINSRRHLHTEHTPGRKRELDEALRRVIKNHKASLNRRFENISEGIIKPGAEILLNKIYTELYITEGESEGVNKEHEVWQLESVSRSQSTEDTPINCNDIFKPLLGQENWIRTVMTKGVAGIGKTVSVQKFILDWADGVANQDIDFMFPLSFRELNLVRGDQYSLHRLLLDFNPKLKELNDSDGYKDCQVLFIFDGLDESRLTLNLEQNSKLSDVKQTSSVDVLMTSLIQGTLLPSALIWITSRPAAVSQIPTQFIDQVTEVRGFNDTQKEEYFRKRIGDESLANRITSHIQTSRSLHIMCHIPVFCWIAATVLQQMLEKKNIKDIPKTLTEMFIHFLLIQTTRKDQKYKSGPETDTKKLLESQRNILLKLAELAFKNLENGNLMFYDEDLRECGIDVNEASVYSGMCTEIFKTEPVESQKKKVYCFVHLSVQEFLAAVFVFHSYLAKDLEALKSLITDERKDELNPSVLSSLQSALGFEDNLHVLLKSAVDKALESQNGHLDLFLRFLMGISLESNHRLLQGLLNRTHNSSNSIKKICEYMKKLNREGLSPERCINLFHCLFEMNDDSMHKEIQTYLSSPKNIKQKLSPAHCSALAHMLLMSEDVLDEIDLKKYNTSDEGRRRLIPAVRCCRKAKLAECKLSEKSCGIVANVLQSPNSLIELDLSQNDLGDSGVQLLSKGLSSPHCKLQTLRLSKCGISDEGYVCLALALMLNPSCVNELDVSNNHPGESAQKLLSATLEDPHRKVEALKFADCKLTNKSCEIVASVLQSPNSLLQLDLSHNDLGDSGVQLLSKGLSSFNCKIHTLRLSDCLISEKGCGFLASALTSNPSHLRELDLSYNCLGESGLKLLSARLEDPVCKLELLKTDPALQHALDRARPGLLRYACDLTLDPNTAHRELSLSKGNRKLTHVNKQQPYPEHPERFDYWPQVLCREGLTGRCYWEAEWSGDYGGGAYISVAYKSTKRKGKSDDVTMGWNAKSWSLICSPDSYSVWHNKEHTGIPAPSSGSRRVGVHLDWPAGTLSFYRVSSDTLTHLHTFHSTFNEPLCPGFRVFSGSSVSLCQIT from the exons ATGAGTGactctcaggagagagaggaggctgcaggtCACAGTGAGACACTCAGACCAGAGTCTgcagcacacagctgtgtgcaaCAAAGCAGCAAAGCAACACACTCTGATGGAGG cccacagacacacagacctccatctccagtgcccagctgtgtgtccatgaggaGTGATCAGTCCATGGATGATATGCCCACCTTCAGCAGTGAACCAGTTCCACCAGGTCTAAA cccacagacagacagacctccttctccagtgcccagctgtgtgtccatgaagagtgatcagTCCATGGATGATATGCCCCTCTTCAGCAGGGAACCAGTTCCACCAGGTCTAAA GTCAAGGGCTGATCTGACCCAGGATCAGtccaggtgtggagtgtgtgagcaggtcctgagggacccagtcatcaccacctgtggacacagtttctgcaggcagtgcatcagCAGCTACTGGGAGCAGCCTGGACTACCAGGAGACCAAGCCTGTCCCCAGTGTGGAAAGACCTGCAGAACCCAACCTCCTCTACAGCCTCCTCTGGATGAACACACAGATATGAGCACACAGGGTGAACACACTGGCTTGATCAACAGCAGGAGACACCTGCACACTGAACATACACCAGGCAGAAAGAGGGAACTAG ATGAGGCCCTGAGGAGAGTTATAAAGAATCACAAAGCCAGTCTGAATAGGAGGTTTGAGAACATATCTGAAGGCATCATCAAACCAGGAGCTGAGATACTCCTCaataagatctacacagagctctacataacagagggagagagtgaaggggtgaataaggagcatgaggtttggcagCTAGAGTCAGTGTCCAGATCTCAATCCACAGAAGACACACCAATCAACTGCAAcgacatcttcaagcccttactTGGACAGGAGAATTGGATCAGAACTGTGATGACCAAAGGTGTTGCTGGAATTGGAAAAACTGTCTCAGTTCAGAAATTCATTCTTGATTGGGCAGATGGGGTAGCCAATCAGGATATAGATTTTatgtttcccctttctttccGTGAGCTTAATTTAGTCAGGGGTGATCAGTACagtcttcacaggctcctgctCGACTTCAATCCTAAACTGAAGGAGCTGAATGACAGTGATGGATATAAAGACTGTCAGGttctgttcatctttgatggtttggATGAGAGTCGGTTGACTCTCAACCTGGAACAGAACAGTAAGTTGTCTGATGTGaaacaaacatcatcagtggatgttctgatgacaagcctcattcagggaactctgcttccctctgcactTATCTGGATAACCTCAAGACCAGCTGCAGTCAGTCAGATTCCTACTCAGTTCATCGACCAGGTAACAGAAGTACGAGGATTCAATGACACACAGAAGGAAGaatacttcaggaagagaatcgGTGATGAGAGTCTGGCCAACAGAATCACTTCACACATTCAAACATCCAGGAGTCTCCATattatgtgccacattccagtcttctgttggattgCAGCTACTGTGCTTCAGCAGATgctggaaaagaaaaacatcaaaGACATTCCCAAAAcgctgactgagatgttcatacacttctTGCTCATCCAAACCACAAGAAAGGATCAGAAGTATAAGAGTGGACCTGAAACAGATACAAAGAAACTTCTGGAATCTCAGAGAAACATTTTACTGAAGCTGGCAGAACTGGCTTTCAAGAATCTAGAGAATGGCAACCTCATGTTTTATGacgaagacctgagagagtgtggcattgatgtcaatgaagcctcagtgtactctggtatgtgcactgagatcttcaagACAGAACCTGTGGAATCTCAAAAGAagaaggtctactgctttgtgcatcttagtgtccaggagtttctggcagctgtgtttgtgtttcactcgTATTTGGCTAAGGACCTTGAAGCTCTGAAATCCCTCATCACTGATGAGCGTAAAGATGAACTCAATCCATCAGTTTTATCTTCTCTTCAATCAGCACTAGGGTTTGAAGACAATTTACATGTTTTACTTAAGAGTGCAGTTGATAAGGCTTTGGAGAGCCAGAACGGACACCTGGATCTCTTCCTTCGCTTTCTCATGGGCATTTCTTTGGAGAGTAATCATAGACTCCTGCAAGGTCTACTGAACcgcacacacaacagctcaAATAGCATCAAGAAAATATGTGAGTACATGAAGAAGCTGAACAGAGAAGGTCTCTCTCCTGAACGATGCATCAATCTTTTccactgcttatttgaaatgaatgatgatTCCATGCACAAAGAAATTCAGACATACTTGTCATCACCAAAGAACATCAAACAGAAGTTATCTCCTgcccactgttcagcactggcccacatgcttctgatgtctgaggaTGTGCTGGATGAGATTGACCTGAAGAAATATAACACATCAGATGAGGGACGCAGGAGACTGATCCCAGCTGTGAGGTGCTGCAGAAAGGCAAA acttgctgaatgcaaactctcagagaagtcctgtggaattgtggctaatgttctacagtcaccaaactccctgatagagctggacctgagtcagaatgacctgggagattctggagttcagcttctctctaagggactgtctagtccccactgcaaactgcagaccttaag gctcagtaagtgtggcatctcagatgaaggttatgtttgtctggctctggctctgatgttaaacccctcctgtgtAAATGAACTGGATGTGagcaacaatcatcctggagaatcagcacagaaactgttatctgctacactaGAGGATCCTCACCGTAAAGTTGAAGCACTTAA ATTTGCTGACTGTAAACTCACAAATAAATCCTGTGAGATTGTTGCTTCAGTTCTTcaatcaccaaactccctgCTTCAGCTGGACTTGAGTCACAATGATCTgggggattctggagttcagcttctctccaaAGGACTGTCCAGTTTTAactgcaaaatacacacattgaG gctctctgatTGTCTCATCTCAGAGAAGGGTTGTGGTTTTCTGGCTTCAGCTCTGACTTCAAACCCCTCCCATCTAAgagagctggatctgagctacaattGTCTTGGAGAATCAGGActgaagctgttatctgctagaCTGGAGGATCCTGTTTGTAAACTGGAGTTACTTAA AACTGACCCCGCTTTACAACATGCTTTAGACAGAGCACGACCAGGTTTGCTGAGAT atgcctgtgatctcacactggacccaaacacagcacacagagaactctctctctctaaggggAACAGAAAGCTGACACATGTGAATAagcagcagccgtatcctgaacacccagagagatttgactacTGGCCTCAGGtgttgtgtagagagggtctgactggacgctgctactgggaggctgagtggagtggagattaTGGAGGAGGAGCTTATATATctgtggcctataaaagcacCAAGAGGAAAGGGAAGAGTGATGACGTCACAATGGGATggaatgccaagtcctggagtctgATCTGCTCTCCTGACAGTTACTCTGTCTGGCACAATAAGGAACACACTGgcatacctgccccctcctccggcTCCAGAAGAGTAGGagtgcacctggactggccggccggcactctgtccttctacagagTCTCCTCTgatacactcacccacctgcacacgttccactccacattcaatGAGCCCCTCTGTCCAGGGTTTAGGGTTTTTTCTggctcctcagtgtccctgtgccagatcacatga